The sequence AGCTCAATCTGATCTCCAAGAGGAGGGACGTAAAAGATGTTTAACATGGTGCCAGGATCGCCTGTGCCCATTGCCCAGTTCAGCATATCAGGGGTGCAAGCATGGTCGATCGCATCAGGCATTGCATCGATGATTGCTCCTGATCGGTTTGTCTCGCTATAAAATTTCATTCCTGTGCTATTGCGGTTAAAATCCCACGAAATCCGGAGCAAATCGACCTTTGCCCCAACATCGACAGCATCATCAATAGGGATTTCGACCAGTTTGAACGAACCATTCCAGGGATAGAAGAACGATGTCTGCGTGAATTTTTCATCAAAGTGCATTTGTTTCCAGTAAAACCGTCCATAAAGGTTGCGAATCACCCGCACCGGACCCACTTTGGCGTATGCGTATTGCATTTCTACATAATCTTCATGCAAAAACACGGGGACCACCAGAAGCCATCCCAATACCCGTATTTTAAGACGGTCGAAAATATCAGTATTGCTGCCCGATTTGATCAACACATCAGCCAACTGGCCGGTACGATTGAAGCCGACCTCGTAATTCAGTGAGTGGACACGATCTGAAGCCGCATCGTAGCGCATTTGATAAGGCTCGGGGATTGGCCCAGGGATCGTTGGCAGAAAATACAAATAAGCAAATCCATGCTTGCCATCCAATGGATCACAAAAGCGGAGTTCATAGCGCAACGTATCAGCTCCGACAAGCCACGACAGCGCTGACGCTTGATCGCCCAAATCTTTTAAAAGAAAAACCAATTCATCATCTTCATCAAGCCGACCAAATGAATCATCGGGCTTAAAATACATGGAATCCTGGTCTTTCGGATTTACTTCATCAAATTGAAACGGCATCATCTCCCATTTGTCGCTGCTGGATTGATAACGAAACAAGTAGAGATGGCTAATTTCAAAATTCAAGAAATGCGGTAGCGCCTCGCCCTTGATGACGACAGGCTCGTATGGCCGATCGAGTTGCGCAAAACTGGCTGTGACGCTCAGCACCCAGAGTATGATTAAAAAAATTATTGTTCTCATAACCCACCTCTCGATTGAAAAATTGCATCCCCGAAGAGAGTAGCAGGAACCAAAATTTGGCCTTCATTGAAGAACCCCCCTGCCGCTTCAACTGGTGGGAGAGCAATCGAATTTTCGCCGATTTCGAAAATAAATGATAGGTATTTCTGACAAGCCGTGTTATGGTGATCCAAACGGAACGACCGATAAGCGTGACGGCTCGAAAATTTAAAATCAAGAAATAATCTAATCAAATCCATTTAAAAAAGCAATGATTATTTTTATTAGGGAAAAATTGCAAGGATGGAAACTAGAATCGCAAGCGAACTGGATCGGTTTCGTTCCATTGTCAACATTATTTAATTGGCCAGTTGAACCCAAACTACCAGCACATTCATTCTACTGCTCATGCCCTTAAATATTCTAAATGAAACGAATTGGATCGCATGAATTCAAAGCAAGATGGAATTTGGATGGCATCATCAAAAATTGAAGATTCAATTGAGGTTCAAATTTCAAAAATGGGTTCAAAAAAAGCAAAATTCTCCTCTGGAGAAAGGTTTATTTAGAGCCTAAGTCAGGACTCAAATGATCGTACCCCCGCTTTTTTATTTGTTCCTTAAGCACGCGATAATCGCACACTTTCTGAAATCCATACGAAATTCTGGTCAGTCATCAGCGATCTTCGGCTGCGAATTTGCATTTATTTTGGCACAATTTTCCCGATCCTCCTGATTCCGAATGAATGACCAGCAATTATTGAACACTGACAACGCATTCTTATTTAGTTTAATCGTCATATTTTTTCGGTGGATTATATTCCTGATCATCTGTTTTCGGCTTTTGATCGTCTTTGTTTTGATCGATCAAGATATCTTTTACCTCATTGATCGAGAAACCGATATTCGCCTTTCGCAAAACATCGATGATGGTTTCGAAGATGGCCTTGTTGTCGTCCATGATGTGTCACCCCAGTTGTTATTGCATGATGCAGATTCGAATAAAGCCATTTATTAATCCAAATTGCCCAATTTTTTCAAATGAAAATTCATTGCAATTGTGAAATGCATTTCTCACCAATGCGTTTTTCGCTTGAATCAGCCTATTCAGATTTTATGATAAGTCGCATTGGCTTACAAATTTGCACTAATACATATCTGCAAGGCAGTCAGCTTGCTTAAAAATTTTATCTCACGATTGATTTTTTTTTAATGGCTCGAACAAAGGCTTTGACTTTTGCTTGGGTTTTTATTATATTGCTCCGTTAAAATTGAAACTAATCCGATCACGTTTTTGACGAAAATAATTTCATCTTGGTAAGTAGGTCCTCATAATAGCTAATGAATTTCATGGAGCCACCATGCGAATTATCAATCACATCCCTCTAATTATTATGGTTCTGTTTCTTATTGGAGTCTCTTGTCAGCAATCGGCTGACAAAAAATTAGCACAGTTCAATGATCAATTTTTTGCAAAGCACGTTCCAGAATTTCCTCAGGCACGATTGATGACGAAAGCGGACATTCCTGAACATTCGCGGAAATTTTTTGATGAGGCAGATGCAAAATTGCAAATGTTGCTGGATTTGAATAATAACAATGTACCAGAGTATATCATTTGTGGAGTGTCGCGGACCATGTTGGAGCGTGGAGAAAAAGCGCCGTACTTCGTCGCGATCTTCGAGAACACCGAACAAGGGATCGAGCGACGTTATTTGCAGAAACTTTTTGTTCCCCCAGTCGCGCTGCGCCCCTCAAAAAATCCAAATCGGAATGGTGTGTTGATCCTATTTTCGTTTTATAGCGACTACTCGGCTGAGATCTACTTCGAGAATGGGGAATATCAACTCGAGAAACTTTTTTGATGCGATGAATAAATTGTTGCGGAGTAATTATCGGCAAGGAAAGACAACGCTGGTGGTAAAAATTGTTAGCTGAGCCGAAGGCAAATTGAGCATCGTCCTCGCCCTTTTCGTTGATGCTTGGCTCAATCATATTGCTTGAGATTGTTGCCGTGTTCGTCGATCCACTTTTCCACTACGGCGGCTAACTTTTGCACCAATTTATATCCACTGCCATGAATTGGCCGGAATTGCTCTGCCAATTCGTTGTACCCTTTGCGATCCAGCCAAATCGAAAAAAAATCGTTATCGGAAAAATACTGGATCTTCTCTGGACTAACAGTTCGAAGCGTATGAAGCAAATCATTCAATGTGAAAATCTTGATATCATCGATGAGCAAGGGGGTAAAGTGCATGCGAATGATCTCTCGCCGGATGTAGCGCTGAAGGATCGAGACCAATCGCTGGCCTCGATCGCGTTTGGGACGCAGTTTATCGCCTAACTCACGGAAACCATGCATATAGAGCCAGGTAGAAAAGAAATCTTTCTCCCCATATACCTCCAAAAGGTCCCTTAATTGATTATCGGTTTCCGCCATAACAAGTACCTGGTACAATTGATGGATATTTTTCACCCGAAAATAAATCGAGCGTTGCTCATTTTGGATGACAAAATCTCCCATGCCGGTGTAATCGTGGATATATTGCTTTAAAATGTCCAAACTTCCAATATCTCCCTTGGGCATGATCAGGGCGTAATTCCTCAACTCTTCTCCCTCCTGAGCTTTAGAAGCGATAATGATTGGGATGCGAGGATAATAACGCTTAAGCAACTGGCAGAGATTGCGACCCGCTTCCGCATTGAGATCATCTCCTTTAGGAAAGAAAAAATCCGAGATGACACACACCACATCATCCCCATGCCCATGAAGATGATAATTGGTGCCGACAATCTCAGCTTCATGCTCCACACCGAATAAAAATTTCAGTGTTTCCTCGTAGGTCCGGGTCAACATCACATCGGCGCGCTGGCCAATGATTTCGTAAAGAACTGGCAGAAACTGGGAAAACCAACGCGGCTCGTCGTCGACAATCAGGAAAATAAACCGCCGCTCTTTAGAATATCTTTCGATGTTCAATTTGTCTTCAGCGCATCGCACAATCGCTGGCAATATGGTTGCTGGCCTTAAATCGGTTTGATTGTAAGCGAACACGAGATCGGCTCGTGCACAATAGGGAAATTTGTCTTGGGCAACTGAGGGTGGGGAACAATGGAGCGTCGTGTTGGCCGTTGCCAGCACCAGGACTCGGTCGTCTCTGGTGCGCCTGATCCGATCCGTATTCACAAGATTCATCCCCACATCATCGAAGATCAAAACGGAGGGGGAATCGGACTGGAAATTTGATGCGGAGATCGGATCGCGCAGCCAGACCACTTTGACCCAAGGCATGGTCTCCTGAAGTTGAAGCCCAGCGTTGCGAAGCTGTTCATCCGCTGAAAAAATTGCTGCTTGGTGGATCTTGACTGGATTAATGATCCGAGGGACGAATTCGAACTCCCGCATCCGATTGGGGTTGATTTTAAATTGCAATGCCGTCATCAGCCTCGCTCACCGTGATGATGAATGCTCATGAGACATTAAATCTACTATTTTTGGCTTCAAATAGATTCTCGAAAGTTAGGAGTCATGAATCATGCCATCGAGATGTAAAGATTCTCTGAATCGATCATCAATTACCGGTCATCCTCCTGAACCAGAACCCGCAAGAATGACGCAGCGCTGGTTCATCGAATCCGCATAGAGTGTCACCGGCGTCGGGAATTCCAGTTGATAAATTGGCGTACCGTCTTCGGGACCTGCAAAAAACCAGGGATCAATATAATCCTGGGTTGGAGCGATGAAGCCGTAGATGATATTATTGGCGACCAAATTGGTGAGAAAATGTGTCCCCTGCGTGCCATACATCCGCGTCTGCAGCCGACGCTGTTGTTCATCATGGCCGCCATGAAGCATATAGAGAAAATGGCTCCCATAGATCCCCCCGGTCAAATCATCAGCTTCAGGAAGCGGCTCAGACCGACCCGCAACGTCCACGCCATACTCGAACAACCCCACAGCGCCATCGACATCGCTGTACTCCACTTGAATCCCCCATTGTCGATTTTTAGTGCCCAAGCGCCCGGGAGCAATGATGATGTATCGAGCTTGTTCGGCTTTCAGCTTCCGGTTCAGTTCGTGCATCTCGCGACGGACACGGTCATGTTGTTCGATGGAATAGAGAAATGGAGAGACGACCACCGCATACTGAATTTCAGGGATAATGCCATGGCCTTGCAAATTGCTAATTGATAGATAGCAATTTTCCGTACCGTTCGGGATTTCAATGGTCTCAAATTTCATCGCTGGGAGCTGAGTCAATTGAACGACATGAAACTGCCCAGCCAACTGACCCCCATCGGCTTTCATGATGTTGAACACAAACTCGATCTGAAAATGGGAAGCAATTCGCCTGGCGATGGTCTCCATAATTTCAATCAGGCCCTGGCGAAAATCAAAGCGATCCTGTTGGATCAGCGCCTCCAGGGTGACGTAGTTTTTCTCCATCCCTAAAAACTGACAGTAATCACTTCGGGCGAAACGGACATGCAGTTTCTTCATGGTCTCCAACTCTTCGCCGCGCAGACCTTTGTTTTTGGTCAAATCAATCGCATAGAAAAAACTCTGCCCCGGCCCCAACAACTGGAGTGGGATGGGATTTCTAATGGTAACCATAGAGATCACTGGGAAATCGTCCAGCACTGTGGCATAACCATGACCCAATGCAATCCGAGCGAATCCCTCTTGAGGGTCTTGGGATTTTAATGCATAAGGGAAAAAGGAATTGGCCACGCCCGAAACAAGCGGATAATAAATCTCCCCTGCATCAGACTGATCATAGATCCCTGGGATTGGGTTGATTACAACGGCCATTTTTTCGCCGCTGTCTTCCGGCTGCTTATCGATAAAATCTTTATAGATGAAACCTATCGCTTGAACCAGTTGCTCGAATCGAACCGAAAAATCAGGGTGATTATTGGGCAGCATGAACGAGGCGTTTTCCCCGGCATGGACCGAACCAGGGCTTCCCGGCGTCACCCATGCTTCATTGGTCGCTGATGAACGCACGCTGATCGGCATGGTGCCCATGGCTTCCAAGATGCTTCGGATCGGTGCAAGCTCCTCCGCATCGAATTTACCACCCCGATCCATGTAGCGATCATAAAAGGTGGTAGTTAGAATCCGCGTGCTCAATTTATGGGCTCGGGCGATGTTGCACTCGTTGATCTTCACCAGCCCTTGGCCCTTGCCACCCAAAAGGCCATTGCCATAGATTTTCACATCCCCAACTTTTTCGACAATCGAAACGCTCATATGTATTTAGGAAATAGATGAACTTAATCCAATACACAACCCAATTGTTTGGCAACTTCCCTGGCAAATTTAGTTTTAAAGAACCTCAATGTAACTGGGTTCATTACACAGAGAACAAATTGTAATTGTGACCATCTCTCTTAAGATGCAGGGTTCAATTCATCCAAAAGCTAACAATGATTCGGAAATCTGCCCGTTAATCCATGGGTCATAGTGTCATTTTCTATTTTGCTGAATGCCATATATCAAATTTAAAAGGATATCCCAAAATATCAAGCAAATTTTTAAGCATAGAAGATGAATTGCCGATTCTGGCACCCGATCGATTGGTATGAATTCTTGCTGACCATCGATCGTCAGTAGGCAACTGATCCTAAAATTGAATGAAAAAGCCCCATCCCAGGAGATAGGGCTTTTCATCTTCTGCTCATTGTGTGAAGTCAACTGGTCTAGCTTTCTAAAATTCTCTCAGCCTCTTCTTTGTCGACATCCATCACATAGGTAATGCCACTGATTTCCGCAACTTCTTTGGTCAAAGATGCGATGTCACTTCGCTCGATATGATCCAGGGTGAATTTGCGGTTGCCGGTCATCAATTGGCGCAAGCCCTGAGCTAATCGTTCGAAATAAGTATAAAGCCCCAACGCGCCGGTCGGTACCTCTTTAAATGTATCGGCACCAAGTTCATGTTTGAGATCAACCGCAGTGACGAAGATCTCTTCCACGGTTGATCCGAAACGCTCGACGTACACTGGGATCATGCCCTCGTTAATGGCGCGACCAATGGTTTTGCCGACCATAGCTGCCGCTAAAGGCCCGCGCGCCATGCCCACCAATTTGAAATAGGGAGCTCCAAGCGCCAACGCTTTATAAATTTGATCCTCAAAAGTAATGCCACTGGCGACCGCGATGGCAGGAACATATTCACCCTTTTTCGCCAATCGATCCACATATTGATACAGCAACGAATGCAGCTCCACTGCTGGGATACCCCACTCGTTCATCATCCGCCACGGGCTCATGCCAGTTCCGCCACCTGCAGCATCCACCGTTAGCAGATCGATTCTGGCCTTTGAAGCAAATTTGACTGCACGAGCTAAGTCAGCCGGCCGATAGGCGCCAGTTTTCAGGAATACATATTTAGCCCCCACATCGCGAAGCTCTTGGACGCGCTGTAAAAAGCCCTCTTCGGTGACCATTCCCACGCGGGAGTGTCGCTCAAATTCCTTGAAAGCCCCTGCCTCAAACGCCCTGATCACTTTTTCATCCAATGGATCTGGCAATACGATATAGCCGCGTTTTCTCAACAGTTGGGCTTTGGCTAAATTTTTGATTTTCACCTCACCGCCAATATCCTTGGCGCCCTGTCCCCATTTCAATTCCACTGCCTCGACGCCCAATTCTCGAATGCCGTATTCCTGAGCCCCTAATCGAGTGTCCTCCACATTGGCTTGCAAAACAATGACTCCATAGCCATCCCGCTGCCATTTTTGATACAATTTCACCCGGCGCTCCAACTCTGGCGATCGCTTCACCTTGCCATTTACGATTTCTGCATCCACATCCATGCCGACGACATTTTCCCCAATGGTCAATCCTGTGCCTGCCAGCGCTGCACCAATCGCTAATCCATCCCAATTATTATGGGCAACGTTGGTAGAGCCCAGCCCAGGAATGATGATCGGGAGCTTAAATTTTAAGCCATTGATGTGCCGTTCTAAGTTCACATTGGGGAATATGGCTTTATCGCTATCCGCCTCGATACCATGAGCACCAACGATTGTTCCTAATATGGTGAAATGGGAATAATCGACTGGGTAATCCTTCTCCGAAGCCGTGGTGATGATGCCGAATGGCTGGGGGTAGATCACTTCATGTCCCCGATAGGCCGATTTGCCAATTTCGCACATGCCAATACAGCCATCCACGCAGGTAACGCACATGCCGCTTGGCGGCACAATGGAATCTTCCGTTCTATTTTTGGTCAATGTTGCCGCAGATCGATTAATTTTGGTTAACGATGGCATCGCAACTCTCCTTAATTGTTTATTCTATTCTCGAAACCCATTTCTCATCGAAATTTTTATCCAAAACCACCTGCTTTTATGTCGATAACACTCCGGGATCTTCATTTTGAGGCATGCTTATTTCTACCGATTGATTCCTGATTACTGGTACCTGATTACTGATCACTGATTACTGATCACTGATCACTGATTACTGATTACTGATTACTGATCACTGATTACTGATCACTGATCCCCGATCACTAACCGCCGTTTATCAGCCACTGATCCGCAACCCGAGCTCATCGGACCAAGACTTCCTTCACTTTTTTCGGCACTCGTCTCGACTCCTTTTCACATGCCACGCAGGGATCCAAATAGCACATCTGATCATCAAAATAGTTGACGCAGGGCGGTTCCAAATTCGCACAAGCGTTACAGATCGCCCCAGTTTCTCTGGCGTTCGGTCCGATGCACCGGGTCTGGCAAGCTGGACAAACATAGATACAGCCACCACATAAACGACATTCTTCGGATCTTATATCAAAAGGTGTGGTGATATGCCGTTCGGTGCCTCTGCCTACAAAACCGATCGCCTTCCCTTTCATTTGCTCGGCACACATTCGAACACAGAGGCCGCAGTTGATGCAATCGTTGTATTCCTGTTTAAAGCGAACTTGATGAACGCCATGTTTCGAGGCTAAATCTTGAATCACTTTGGATGTCGGGCAGGCGGCCAAGTGCAACTCGATGATCATCTTTCTGGCTTTCAAGACCCGCTCAGAATGAGTATAGACTTTTAATCCTTCTGTGGCTGGATAGGTGCATGAAGCGACCAATTTGGTGTTCGGTCGCTCTCCAATCTCGACCACGCATAACCGACAAGCACCGTAAGGGCTCAGACCATCATGATAGCAGAGTGTGGGGATGTGGATACCCAAAAACCGCGCGCTCTCCAATAATGTCGTCCCTGGGTCAACCTCCACATCGATACTGTTAATCTTGAGATGGACCATAAGATTGCTTCCTTTTCACATTTATATATATTGCCTCAATATTTCGATTAGTGAGCTGTTTAATTTGACTCAAACGAAAACTGCGAGGGAAGCATCCGCCAAATGACGAGGAAGCTGATTTAGGTAACATTGTCCAATGCCTGCTTTGACCAAAAAATTCTGACTTTCATGAATCTATCAAACCATATCATTGCTCAATTAGAAAATCTTAGCTCTTCCTCGATCCAATTTAAATTTAGAATGGATGAATTCCTGTTTCAATCGCAATGGAAAAGGCTCGAAGCTGAATGCGATCAACTCCGTTATCTTTGTTGCGTCAAATAAACTTCCATATCGCAGCGGAGACAGCGACTGGCCTCTTTCATAGCCATTTCTGGGGTATAAACTTGTTCGACCTCGTCAAAGCCCTTGATCCGCATTTCCAATGGAATTCTCTGTGGCTTGATGAGATGAAGATCCACGGGCTCGGCATCGGGATCAAAGGGGACATCGGCTGGTTTATGGACCCGCCAGGGATAAATCTTTCCCTCATCTCCAGAAAGGAAACGATCGATCGATTCAGCGATCCGCTGACCAGCTCCCACCGCTTTGATCACGGTGGCGGGTCCTGTCGTCACATCCCCACCAGCGAACACGTTGGGAATACTGGTCTGGCCATCTTTATTCACTTTGATCGTTCCATCCTCCCAGGTTTCGACATCGAGCCCAGCGAATAACTCTTTCACATCAGCAAACTCACCGATGGCCGGGATGACGACGTCGACCTCGAAAGTGAACTCCGAGCCCTTCCTTGGCACGGGCTTCCGGCGACCATCCTTTCCAAAGATATCTAGGTCCATTCGAATACATTGGAGCGCTTTTACCTTACCGTTTTCACCGATGATCCGCACAGGTGCCGTTAGCGTCTCTAATTTAATTCCCTCCTCAAGGCTATCTTCGATCTCATCGCGAAACGCTGGCATCTCATCACGGGTTCTTCGGTAAATGATGGTGACTTCTTTTGCACCGAGCCGCACACATGTGCGAGCCGAATCAACAGCAGTATTTCCACCGCCAATGATGGCGACTCGTTTGTCTTTCACAAAAGTAGGTTTTCCAAGCTTCACATCGCGCAGAAAATCTACCCCTTGAAAAACACCTAACAGATCTTCTCCCTCGATCCCCAACGAACGATCACCATACATGCCCACCGCCACAAAAAATGCAGCGTAACCATCTTCCATCAATTTTTTAAACGGAATATCGACCCCGATCTTTGTATTCAATTTGATCTCTACTCCCAGGTCCTGGATGGCCTGGATCTCACGCTGAAGCACGTCTTTGGGCAGACGGCTGGCAGGAATGGTTTCAGCCAACATTCCACCGGCCACCTCATGCGCTTCGAACACTGTCACAGGATAACCAAGCCGAGCTAAGAAATATGCGGCACTTAATCCAGCGGGACCACCTCCGATCACGGCAATCCGGTGTGGCTGCTTGGTCGCTGCTACTGGGATCTTCGGGATCGTCTTGGCATATTGATAAATATAATCCCCAGCGAACCGTTTCAGCGCGCGGATCGCCACCGTTTCATCGATCTGGTTGCGACGACATTTGAATTGGCAAGGATGATCACAAACTCTCCCGCAAACCGAGACGAATGGATTCGTATTTAATATTTCGAGATAAGCGTCTTCATACCGGCCAGCAGCGATGTAGGCGATATAAGCAGGAGCATTGGTCCCAGCAGGGCAGACATTTTGACAGGGTGAAATGTAGAGCGAGCGACAGACGCTGGCAGAACAATGTTTATCAACGATATGTTCGATATATTCATTTCGAAAGTAGCGCAACGTGCTGAGCACTGGATTGGCGGCGGTCTGACCCAAACCGCATTGAGTTGTATCTTTCACCACTTGGGCTAGCTCCTCAAGCAACGCCAATTTCTCCATCGTGCCTTTGCCCTCGGTGATATCGGTGACGATCTCGAGCATCCGTTGAATCCCCCAGCGACAGGTGGAACATTTGCCGCAGGATTCATCCTGCAAAAAGGTGAGAAAATATCTTGCCACATCCACCATGCAGGTGTCTTCATCCATCACCACCATGCCACCAGAGCCCATAATTGATCCAGCTTCGGCTAATTTTTCATAATCAACGGGAAGATTCAGAAGCTCAATGGGCAAGCAACCACCAGATGGACCACCGGTTTGCACCGCCTTGAACTTTTTGTTGTTGGGAATGCCACCCCCGATGTTAAAAATGATATCGCCCAGCGGAATTCCCATAGGCACTTCAACAAGCCCCGTGTTTTTGATCTTGCCGACCAGAGAAAAGATCTTGGTCCCTTTGCTCTTTTCCGTACCAAGGCTCGCGAACCATTGGGCGCCGCGATTAATGATGTGCGGCACATTGGCCCAGGTCTCAACATTATTGATGTTAGTCGGCTTGCCCCATAATCCACGCTGGATTGGGAATGGGGGTCGCTGCCGCGGCTCTCCCACTCGGCCTTCGATAGAGGCGATCAACGCCGTTTCCTCACCACAAACAAATGCGCCAGCACCACATACCACATGCAGCTTAAAATTCAATCCAGTCCCTAAAATGTCCTCTCCCAACAACCCATATTCCTCAGCCTGACGGATGGCGATATTGATCCGTTGCACCGCTAAAGGGTATTCCATTCGAACGTAAATATAACCCTCATCAGCGCCGATCGCATAGGCACCGATAATCATCCCTTCCAGCACAGAATGTGGATCAGATTCCAGCACACTGCGATCCATGAACGCACCGGGATC comes from candidate division KSB1 bacterium and encodes:
- a CDS encoding T9SS type A sorting domain-containing protein; translated protein: MRTIIFLIILWVLSVTASFAQLDRPYEPVVIKGEALPHFLNFEISHLYLFRYQSSSDKWEMMPFQFDEVNPKDQDSMYFKPDDSFGRLDEDDELVFLLKDLGDQASALSWLVGADTLRYELRFCDPLDGKHGFAYLYFLPTIPGPIPEPYQMRYDAASDRVHSLNYEVGFNRTGQLADVLIKSGSNTDIFDRLKIRVLGWLLVVPVFLHEDYVEMQYAYAKVGPVRVIRNLYGRFYWKQMHFDEKFTQTSFFYPWNGSFKLVEIPIDDAVDVGAKVDLLRISWDFNRNSTGMKFYSETNRSGAIIDAMPDAIDHACTPDMLNWAMGTGDPGTMLNIFYVPPLGDQIELYYYDNSDGKTADPGLKVDTGDSLSFGDNGFSLQKHIEQYAAAESTLDVVYYNFFLPPNFGPDEASLLCAQLNFPVEITAKLDTFGVSTKISQLNLFSPDQFFLPQNYPNPFNASTAILVNLSRPTKIKLQIFDAMGRLVDTLVDELLPSGRHEFLWHGKDRNGTPLPSGIYFCQAATQGSFSRIKMLLIK
- a CDS encoding FMN-binding glutamate synthase family protein, translating into MPSLTKINRSAATLTKNRTEDSIVPPSGMCVTCVDGCIGMCEIGKSAYRGHEVIYPQPFGIITTASEKDYPVDYSHFTILGTIVGAHGIEADSDKAIFPNVNLERHINGLKFKLPIIIPGLGSTNVAHNNWDGLAIGAALAGTGLTIGENVVGMDVDAEIVNGKVKRSPELERRVKLYQKWQRDGYGVIVLQANVEDTRLGAQEYGIRELGVEAVELKWGQGAKDIGGEVKIKNLAKAQLLRKRGYIVLPDPLDEKVIRAFEAGAFKEFERHSRVGMVTEEGFLQRVQELRDVGAKYVFLKTGAYRPADLARAVKFASKARIDLLTVDAAGGGTGMSPWRMMNEWGIPAVELHSLLYQYVDRLAKKGEYVPAIAVASGITFEDQIYKALALGAPYFKLVGMARGPLAAAMVGKTIGRAINEGMIPVYVERFGSTVEEIFVTAVDLKHELGADTFKEVPTGALGLYTYFERLAQGLRQLMTGNRKFTLDHIERSDIASLTKEVAEISGITYVMDVDKEEAERILES
- a CDS encoding 2Fe-2S iron-sulfur cluster-binding protein, yielding MVHLKINSIDVEVDPGTTLLESARFLGIHIPTLCYHDGLSPYGACRLCVVEIGERPNTKLVASCTYPATEGLKVYTHSERVLKARKMIIELHLAACPTSKVIQDLASKHGVHQVRFKQEYNDCINCGLCVRMCAEQMKGKAIGFVGRGTERHITTPFDIRSEECRLCGGCIYVCPACQTRCIGPNARETGAICNACANLEPPCVNYFDDQMCYLDPCVACEKESRRVPKKVKEVLVR
- a CDS encoding FAD-dependent oxidoreductase; translated protein: MIGGGPAGLSAAYFLARLGYPVTVFEAHEVAGGMLAETIPASRLPKDVLQREIQAIQDLGVEIKLNTKIGVDIPFKKLMEDGYAAFFVAVGMYGDRSLGIEGEDLLGVFQGVDFLRDVKLGKPTFVKDKRVAIIGGGNTAVDSARTCVRLGAKEVTIIYRRTRDEMPAFRDEIEDSLEEGIKLETLTAPVRIIGENGKVKALQCIRMDLDIFGKDGRRKPVPRKGSEFTFEVDVVIPAIGEFADVKELFAGLDVETWEDGTIKVNKDGQTSIPNVFAGGDVTTGPATVIKAVGAGQRIAESIDRFLSGDEGKIYPWRVHKPADVPFDPDAEPVDLHLIKPQRIPLEMRIKGFDEVEQVYTPEMAMKEASRCLRCDMEVYLTQQR